The Candidatus Fermentibacter sp. region TCTTCAGGATGGAGGGCGGGGCCGTGGCGGTGTTCGCCGCGGCCGAGGTCTCCTACAGCTACTTCAACGACTACCTCTGCTACGGCATCTATCACAGCTTCAACGACGAGTACGTCTCCCCCCCGTCCGTCTACACCACCCCGGGAGGGAACTACCTCGCCGGCCAGGCGCTCATGGGCGGCCAGCTCGAGATGCAGGCGGCGGCCCCGTTCAATCCCTACGGCTCCTGGCAGGAGTATGCCGAGACGACGTGGGACCTCTTCCATGTCTTCGGCGATCCCACCATGGACATGAGGACCGAGGTCCCCGCACCCCTGGACGTCTCCGCCCCCGCCTCGCTCCCGACCGGATCCACCTCGGCCCAGTTCACGGTCACGTCGGGAGGGGTGCCCGTGGAAGGAGCGCTGGTCTGCCTCAGAAAGCCCGACCAGGAGATCTACGCCCGCGGTTTCACGGATTCGTCGGGCAGCCTGGAACTCACGTTCCCCGCGACGGCCAACGACTATGACATGCCCTGGATGGTCTCGTCCCACAACACCATCCCGGAAACCGGGCAGATCAACAACGGAGGGACCGGAATCGAGGGAGGGCAGGAATCCTTCTGCACCTGCGGCCGGCCGACCCCCAACCCATCCCGGGGAAGCGTGGTCTTCCCCCTGTTCCTGACGGAATCCGGACGTGTCGTGGCGAGAGTCTACGACATGTGCGGAAGGATGGTGTGGGAGACGGGAAGGCAGGTCCCGGCTGGTGAGCAGAGCATCGTCTGGGACTCCGACGCGCCGTCGGGGGTGTACATGACCGTCCTCGTCCTTCCCGACGGTTCGACCCACTCCTCGAGGGTGGTCCTGGCGAGATAGCAGGGATACGAGTATCAAGGGGGGGCGGCGCTGCCGCCCCCCGTTCGTATCCGCGGACCGGAGGATTGCGGGATGTTCCTGATGTTCGACGAGGAGACGCTGACAGCGAGGTGCGGGATAAGGGATCTGCTGGATCGCGTCCTGCTGCCGGAAAGCCTCGTCCCGGGCCCCTTCGATGCCGATCCGTCCGCGAAGGCGCGCGCCCACAGGGCATTCCAGGAATCCGTCAGGGGGGCTGCGCTGGAGGTCCCCCTCTCGCTCACCGACGAGTCCGGTGGCTACAGGTTCGAGGTAAGCGGCCGCGCGGACATGATCGAAGATCTTCCCGGCGGCGGCAGGCGCGTGACAGAGGTGAAGACGACGGGCGAGGTCCCTCCTGCGGACGGTTCCGGCATCCCCGCCGCCTTCGGGATGCAGCTCTACTTCTACGCCAGGGCGCTCGCCGGGGGACCTCCCTCCGGGAGCGGAGTCTCCATGAGGCTGGTCGTGCTCCCCTGCTCGAAGGATGATCCTCCTCCGGTCGGATACGAGATCGACGCCTCGGCACCGGGCCTGGAGGAGCAGTGGAGGGCGATGCTGGCCACCGCCGCCGGGCTTCTCTCCATCTGGCGGGACAGGCGTTCGCGGCAGCTCGCGAGGCTTGCCTCCGGGGGAGTCTTCCCCTACCACGACAGGAGGCCTGGCCAGGAGAGGCTCGAAAGCCTCTCGAAGGAGGCGGTCGAAAAATCCGGCAGGGTTCTCGTAGAGGCGCCCACCGGCACGGGAAAGACCGCGGCCATCCTGGCCGGGGCGCTGGCGGCTGCCATACCGCCTTCGTGCAGGGTGTTCTTCCTGACGTCCAAGAACACGCAGAGGCGCATCTGCCTGGAGACCATCAGGGGCATGAGGGATGCAGGGCTCGACCTGGCCGTCACGGTGATGGATTCGAGGGAGAGGATGTGCGCCGCGGGCAATGCCCGCTGCAGGGCTTCGGAGTGCGGCTTCGCGGAGAGCTTCGGATCGAGGGTCAGGGAATCCGGGATACTGGAAAGCCTGATGGAGAAGGGACTGGTCGAGCCGTCCGACCTGAAGGCCGAGGCGGCAGCGGCCGGTGTGTGCCCCTTCGAGCTGCAGCTCGCCAGGGCCAGGCACTGCGACCTTGTCGTGGGGGACTACAATTACGCGTTCGATCCCTCGGTCAGGCTCAGGAGGTTCTTCGACGACCCGCCCGAGGAGGCCAGGAGCGTGCTGCTGGTGGACGAGGCAGCCAACCTGCCGTCCAGGGCGAGGGAGTACTATTCGCCGGGCATATCGTCCGCCCTTGTGGATGCCGCGTTTCCTCTTCCGAAGAGGTTCGGGTCGTTCCGGAGGCTGCTGGGCGGGCTCAGGGGCTCGCTCGAGAGGCTTGGCTCCGACCCTGCTCTCGCCGAAGGCGGCGAGATCGAGATCGACCCTGCGACCGACCTGTGCCTGCGCCCCGAGGCCTGGGCCGAGAAGTTCGCGAAGCTCGAAGTCCCGCCGTCGGACGAACTGATAGACGTCTTCTTCGCGGTGTCGGCGATGGCGAAGGTGTCGGCGCTCGCGGGCAGCGGCTTCCACCTCCTCTGCAGGAGGGACGGCGGGGGGACGTCCGTGCAGTGGTTCTGCACGGATGCGTCCCGCTTCACCGGCGAGAGGTTCTCATCCTCCAGGGCCTCGGTCTGCTTCAGCGCCACGCTGATGCCTCTCGAGCACCACAGGGACCTCCTCGGCCTGGGAGAGGAGTCGGTGATGGAATCGCTCCCCTGGCCGTTCCCGGAGAACAGCCTCTCGGTCTGGGTCGACGGGTACGTGGACACCCGCTACAGGGCCAGGGCCAGGAGCATGCCCATGCTGGTGAGGAGGATCACCGGGCTGGCCGCGACGATGCCCGGGACCTGGGTGCTCTTCTTCCCCTCCTACGGCTACATGGATGCCGCTGCACGGGCGCTCGGGCAGGTTTCGGACGCCCTGCTCGTCCAGAGGCCGGGGATGGACCAGCAGTCGAGGGACTCGTTCATGGAGGAGCTGGAGAAGGGCGGGAGGCTCGTCCTGACAGTGTCCGGCGGGATCTTCTCCGAAGGCGTCGACCTGAGGGCCCCCGATCTCAGGGGCGCGGCGGTGGTGGGGCCGTCCCTGCCCTCGGTCGACCTGAGGAGCGACCTCCTGAGGGCCGACTTCTCCGCGTCCGGGAGGGACGGATTCAGATGCGCATCCGTCATCCCCGGCATGTCGAGGGTGATCCAGGCGGCGGGGAGGCTCGTCAGGAAGCCCGGGGACAGGGCCGTGCTGCTTCTGCTGGACGGCAGATTCCTCTCGCCGCCCTATTCGGATCTGCTGCCCGCCCACTGGCTGCGTGACGGGCGCCCGAGGCGGGCGTCCTGGTCCATGCGCGAGATACGGGAGTTCTGGGAATAGAAAAGGCGGCGCCCGAGGCGCCGCCTTTCGTCGGAATCCGGAATCTACCTGGTGACCGGCGGCTCGGTGGTCTCGGGGGTGACTGCCTCTTCGACGGCGGCTGCTGCGCTGTCGACGGCGGCGCCGGCCACGGAGTCGGCGACGACGAGGGCGGAGTCGACCTCGACGAGGGCGGAGTCGACGGTGACGACAGCGGAGTCGACCACGGTGGTCAGGGAGTCGACGACGTCCTCGACGACGGGGGCCGGCTTCTCGCAGGCAGCTACGAGCATCGCAACCGCGACGATCGTCAGAATAGCAATGTGCTTCATGTCCATAACTCCTTTCGAACCATTTTGTTGGGAACTACACTCCTGGGAATTGCCAAGGCAAGGAACCTGCATACAGCACGCAGAGTAAATATATCGGTCTACCGCACCGGGTCAATACCCTGCCCGGAAAGGATCCGGGCCGTGTTGGCGAAGTGAGTTTTCGCCGATCTGAACAGCGCTTCCGGACCATGCCGGGCGACCACGGCGGCGCCTATCGCATCGATATCGGCCCCGGCCCCCGACTTCACTTCCACACCCAGTTCGGAGGACAGCACCGAGAGAGCACGGAGGTAGGCCGCCCTGGCCAGGATGGAAGCCGCGGCCACGGCGGGCTCCTGCTCCCCCCTCACCCTGAACTCGTACTCGACTCCCCGCGGGAGCAGAGGAGCCACCCTGGACGGGGCGCAGAACCTGTCGATCACCACCCTGGGCGGGCAGGTCCCCCGGCAGTTCTCCAGCATGCCCGCGATGGCGGATGCGTGGAGCCCGGCAAGGATGTCCAGGCTGTTCCTGCCTGCCTGCATCGCCTTCATGGCGGCGTTGTACTCCGCAGGCTGGATCGAGGCCACAGCCCTCGCACGGGTTTCCGCCCCGATGGCCTCCTCGAGCAGGAAGATCCTTCGGCTGTCGAGCAGCTTGGAGTCGGCGAGGCCCTTCGACCTCAGCCTGGCCG contains the following coding sequences:
- a CDS encoding helicase C-terminal domain-containing protein, which produces MFLMFDEETLTARCGIRDLLDRVLLPESLVPGPFDADPSAKARAHRAFQESVRGAALEVPLSLTDESGGYRFEVSGRADMIEDLPGGGRRVTEVKTTGEVPPADGSGIPAAFGMQLYFYARALAGGPPSGSGVSMRLVVLPCSKDDPPPVGYEIDASAPGLEEQWRAMLATAAGLLSIWRDRRSRQLARLASGGVFPYHDRRPGQERLESLSKEAVEKSGRVLVEAPTGTGKTAAILAGALAAAIPPSCRVFFLTSKNTQRRICLETIRGMRDAGLDLAVTVMDSRERMCAAGNARCRASECGFAESFGSRVRESGILESLMEKGLVEPSDLKAEAAAAGVCPFELQLARARHCDLVVGDYNYAFDPSVRLRRFFDDPPEEARSVLLVDEAANLPSRAREYYSPGISSALVDAAFPLPKRFGSFRRLLGGLRGSLERLGSDPALAEGGEIEIDPATDLCLRPEAWAEKFAKLEVPPSDELIDVFFAVSAMAKVSALAGSGFHLLCRRDGGGTSVQWFCTDASRFTGERFSSSRASVCFSATLMPLEHHRDLLGLGEESVMESLPWPFPENSLSVWVDGYVDTRYRARARSMPMLVRRITGLAATMPGTWVLFFPSYGYMDAAARALGQVSDALLVQRPGMDQQSRDSFMEELEKGGRLVLTVSGGIFSEGVDLRAPDLRGAAVVGPSLPSVDLRSDLLRADFSASGRDGFRCASVIPGMSRVIQAAGRLVRKPGDRAVLLLLDGRFLSPPYSDLLPAHWLRDGRPRRASWSMREIREFWE